One stretch of Eupeodes corollae chromosome 2, idEupCoro1.1, whole genome shotgun sequence DNA includes these proteins:
- the LOC129948003 gene encoding pickpocket protein 28-like translates to MKLNIWQKALKLTAIDFFKNTSLTGFKLLSFLGHSKFLQSIWIPFLLTGVIAGTFITGHCLYYFQLNPTVTYVNSFRHPVSEVPFPGVSICSVNKISKRAILEYARNISELHKDLDENVLLERFELFGGLFDSSGFDIDNAYDLQVFLDTTLSIKPGFFDIYELLIKLAPKCEELLRKCSWAGKIYPCEELFRREVTPEGFCCLFNYNRLGRKINETFIKYLDVFGKDMGLKVLLNTSLDDNFYSQRSTTGFIVQIFNSIFYPDILTGEMSEFPVSPNTDVLLPLQINFQITDDEVRNYKVGQRRCYFADELPKEYGMQYSQPECLLKCKLQNIQSLCNCIPFYTPRDFIEPPVSYCNLANLECLSRYKVTWTSYRPMEDSVESQQEMEYALTCGSCQPLCNMLEYEYQLDKSDFDPENIIFELDDFLHNETQLEDTSLLRIFHATPYCAQYKKQLIYSNNGLLANVGGILGISIGCSLMSLIEIAYYTTIKSFKYLKRLRETRAIGKN, encoded by the exons ATGAAGCTCAACATCTGGCAAAAGGCATTAAAGTTGACCgctattgattttttcaaaaacaccagCTTAACTGGATTTAAACTTTTGTCCTTTCTTGGACACTCAAAGTTTTTGCA GTCcatttggattccttttttacTAACTGGAGTTATAGCAGGTACCTTCATCACGGGccattgtttatattattttcaattaaatccaACTGTGACGTATGTGAACTCTTTTCGTCATCCAGTTTCGGAAGTTCCTTTTCCCGGAGTTTCAATATGTAGTGTTAATAAAATAAGCAAACGTGCAATTTTGGAATATGCAAGAAATAT CAGTGAACTACACAAAGATCTCGATGAAAATGTTCTTTTAGAACGATTTGAACTTTTTGGAGGATTGTTCGATAGCTCTGGATTCGATATTGACAATGCATACGATTTACAAGTATTTCTCGACACCACTCTATCTATAAAACCCggcttttttgatatttatgaaCTACTGATCAAA ttggcTCCTAAGTGTGAGGAACTACTTCGAAAATGTAGCTGGGCTGGAAAAATCTACCCCTGTGAAGAACTTTTTAGACGTGAAGTGACACCAGAaggattttgttgtttgtttaactACAACAGATTGGGCCGGAAGataaa tgaaacattcataaaatatttagatgTTTTTGGAAAAGACATGGGCCTGAAAGTACTGTTGAACACTTCATTGGATGACAATTTTTACAGTCAACGAAGCACTACTGGATTTATTGTTCAAATATTTAACAGTATTTTCTATCCAGATATTTTAACAGGAGAAATGTCTGAATTCCCAGTTTCACCAAACACTGATGTGCTGCTTCCATTGCAGATAAATTTTCAGATCACTGATGACGAAGTTAGAAACTATAAAGTTGGGCAAAGGCGTTGTTATTTTGCAGACGAATTGCCAAAAGAATATGGCATGCAATACAGTCAGCCAGAATGTCTGTTAAAGTGTAAACTTCAAAACATTCAATCTCTTTGTAATTGTATTCCGTTTTATACGCCAAGAGATTTCATTGAACCTCCTGTTAGTTACTGCAATCTAGCAAACTTGGAATGTTTAAGTAGGTATAAAg TAACATGGACATCTTATCGACCAATGGAGGATTCTGTAGAATCACAACAGGAAATGGAATACGCTCTGACTTGTGGTAGTTGTCAGCCACTATGCAACATGCTCGAATATGAGTACCAGTTAGATAAATCTGATTTTGATCCGGAGAATATTATCTTTGAGTTAGACGATTTCTT acaCAATGAAACTCAGTTAGAAGATACCAGCCTTTTGCGAATATTTCATGCTACACCTTATTGTGCCCAGTATAAGAAACaacttatttattcaaataatggCCTTCTTG CCAATGTTGGTGGAATTCTCGGTATAAGTATAGGTTGTTCGTTGATGAGTTTGATAGAAATTGCTTACTACACAACAATTAAgtcttttaaatacttaaagagGTTACGTGAGACCAGAGCCATTGGCAAAAATTGA